One genomic region from Conexibacter woesei Iso977N encodes:
- a CDS encoding TetR/AcrR family transcriptional regulator yields MPQPTSKRADAARNRDRILAAARTAFAGADADVSMAEISRRAGVGMATLYRNFPGRRELLEALYTEEVDAICAAAADAPDDPAGARLTAWVRRFFAFSTSKRAIAAELLTHVAGTDPVFEGGRTRVLAAGRPLLEAAQAAGEVRADLTLEQVLDMVIAIARIQGDAAYVEPILDAAFAGLRP; encoded by the coding sequence ATGCCGCAGCCGACCTCCAAGCGCGCCGACGCCGCGCGCAACCGCGACAGGATCCTCGCCGCCGCGCGGACCGCGTTCGCGGGCGCCGACGCGGACGTCTCGATGGCCGAGATCTCGCGCCGCGCGGGGGTTGGGATGGCGACGCTGTACCGGAACTTCCCGGGGCGCCGGGAGCTGCTCGAGGCGCTCTACACCGAGGAGGTCGACGCGATCTGCGCGGCCGCCGCCGACGCGCCGGACGATCCCGCGGGCGCGCGCCTGACCGCGTGGGTGCGGCGCTTCTTCGCGTTCTCGACGTCCAAGCGCGCGATCGCCGCCGAGCTGCTGACCCACGTCGCCGGGACCGATCCGGTCTTCGAGGGTGGCCGCACGCGCGTCCTGGCCGCCGGCCGGCCGTTGCTGGAGGCGGCGCAGGCGGCGGGCGAGGTGCGCGCCGACCTGACGCTCGAGCAGGTGCTCGACATGGTCATCGCGATCGCCCGGATCCAGGGCGACGCGGCGTACGTCGAGCCGATCCTGGACGCGGCGTTCGCCGGGCTGCGCCCGTGA
- a CDS encoding HD domain-containing phosphohydrolase encodes MLVFVLPFGASVAFVWAVSRFVTAPDGGAAAFIAWWLALSAGGSLVMWLVDRAARRLLPLAALLQLSLVFPDQAPSRFRAAMDSGRVNELEDRLALAQRAANAETPAESARLLLTLVAALSDHDRLTRGHSERVRGYAVMIGTELGLSEHELDQLNWAALLHDIGKLEVSVDILNKPGRPDEHEWQQLKRHPLYGERFVEPMRPWLGDWADAVGYHHERWDGQGYPRGIEGDDIPLAGRIVAIADVFDVITSARSYKEAGSASSGREEIARCAGVQFDPRLVRAFLGVSLGRMRMVMGPLSWLAHLPIVGRLPLGSMAGTVWGAAGVVVATTASGFAGTSGAAHDNEAFAAAPRPAAVVQPHRVAPARVPALAQRRRHRVVARAARVAVPDELPPLTDAPVATPAAAPVVPAPVAAPEAPAPAEPAVPEMPAATPVEQPAALPPLTPEPVVATPPAAPAPAPVAPIPTPAPPAELPAPAPPVPNHAPTFTAGADRTVAEDSGPSATPGWATAIDAGPFEGGQAIDFVVDNDNNALFATQPAITPAGTLTFTPAPDEHGTARVTVRAHDDGGGDDTSAPQAFTITITSVNDTPSFGAGAAQAVLEDAGAQAIPGWATAISPGPANESSQAIDFQTSNDDNALFSAQPDVTPAGTLTYTPAPDANGTARVTVRAHDDGGGDDTSAPQTFTITITSVNDAPTFTAGADRTVREDDPAQTVGGWATHITPGPADESSQAIAFTTSNDNNSLFAAQPAVSPGGTLTFTPASGAHGVATVTITAHDDGGTADGGADTSSAQTFTITVLAPNHAPSFSKGSDPTVLEDAGPQTLSGWASGISAGPSYESAQVVSFTINNPLAALFAAAPALSGSGTLRFTPAANQNGAATFTVTAHDDGGTADGGVDTSAPQTFTVTVTPVNDAPSFAKGGDQSAVLNGGTQTIPGWATAISPGPADESGQNVTFTTTNNNPGLFQVQPHVDPDGSLVYQPGFSLLGSATVTVTAVDDGGTANGGINTSPPQTFTITVFLV; translated from the coding sequence ATGCTCGTGTTCGTGCTGCCGTTCGGCGCCTCGGTCGCGTTCGTCTGGGCGGTCAGCCGGTTCGTCACGGCGCCCGACGGAGGTGCGGCGGCGTTCATCGCGTGGTGGCTGGCGCTGAGCGCCGGCGGCAGCCTCGTGATGTGGTTGGTCGACCGTGCTGCTCGGCGGCTGTTGCCGCTGGCCGCGCTCCTGCAGCTGTCGCTCGTCTTCCCCGACCAGGCGCCGTCGCGCTTCCGCGCCGCCATGGACTCCGGGCGCGTCAACGAGCTCGAAGACCGGCTGGCGCTCGCGCAGCGCGCCGCGAACGCCGAGACGCCGGCCGAGTCGGCGCGGCTGCTGCTGACGCTCGTCGCCGCGCTGAGCGACCACGACAGGCTGACCCGCGGCCACTCCGAGCGCGTCCGCGGCTACGCGGTGATGATCGGGACCGAGCTGGGGCTCTCCGAGCACGAGCTCGACCAGCTCAACTGGGCCGCGCTGCTGCACGACATCGGCAAGTTGGAGGTGTCGGTCGACATCCTCAACAAGCCCGGCCGCCCGGACGAGCACGAGTGGCAGCAGCTCAAGCGCCACCCGCTCTACGGCGAGCGTTTCGTCGAGCCGATGCGGCCGTGGCTCGGCGACTGGGCCGACGCCGTCGGCTACCACCACGAGCGCTGGGACGGCCAGGGCTACCCGCGCGGCATCGAGGGCGACGACATCCCGCTCGCGGGCCGGATCGTCGCGATCGCCGACGTGTTCGACGTCATCACGAGCGCCCGCTCCTACAAGGAGGCCGGCTCGGCGTCGTCCGGGCGCGAGGAGATCGCGCGCTGCGCGGGCGTCCAGTTCGACCCCAGGTTGGTCCGCGCGTTCCTCGGCGTCTCGCTGGGCCGGATGCGGATGGTGATGGGGCCGCTGTCGTGGCTCGCGCACCTGCCGATCGTCGGGCGGCTCCCGCTGGGCTCGATGGCCGGGACCGTCTGGGGCGCCGCGGGCGTCGTCGTCGCCACGACCGCCAGCGGCTTCGCCGGGACCAGCGGCGCCGCGCACGACAACGAGGCGTTCGCGGCGGCCCCGCGGCCGGCGGCGGTGGTGCAACCCCATCGGGTCGCTCCGGCGCGGGTGCCGGCTTTGGCGCAGCGGCGGAGGCACCGCGTCGTCGCGAGGGCGGCGAGGGTCGCCGTCCCGGACGAGCTGCCGCCGCTGACCGACGCGCCGGTCGCGACGCCGGCCGCCGCGCCGGTGGTCCCCGCGCCCGTCGCCGCGCCGGAGGCGCCTGCGCCCGCGGAGCCCGCCGTGCCGGAGATGCCCGCCGCCACGCCGGTTGAGCAGCCGGCCGCGCTGCCGCCGCTCACCCCGGAGCCCGTCGTCGCGACGCCGCCCGCGGCGCCCGCGCCTGCGCCCGTCGCGCCGATCCCGACGCCCGCGCCGCCCGCCGAGCTGCCCGCGCCCGCGCCGCCGGTCCCCAACCACGCGCCGACGTTCACGGCCGGCGCCGACCGCACCGTCGCCGAGGACTCCGGCCCCAGCGCGACCCCCGGCTGGGCGACCGCCATCGACGCCGGCCCGTTCGAGGGCGGCCAGGCCATCGACTTCGTCGTCGACAACGACAACAACGCGCTCTTCGCCACCCAGCCCGCGATCACCCCCGCGGGCACGCTGACCTTCACGCCCGCGCCCGACGAGCACGGCACCGCGCGCGTCACGGTCCGCGCCCATGACGACGGCGGCGGCGACGACACCAGCGCGCCCCAGGCGTTCACCATCACCATCACTTCCGTGAACGACACGCCGTCCTTCGGCGCGGGCGCCGCGCAGGCCGTCCTGGAGGACGCCGGCGCGCAGGCGATCCCCGGCTGGGCGACCGCGATCTCGCCCGGTCCCGCGAACGAGTCGTCGCAGGCGATCGACTTCCAGACCAGCAACGACGACAACGCGCTGTTCAGCGCCCAGCCCGACGTCACGCCCGCTGGCACCCTCACCTACACGCCCGCGCCGGACGCCAACGGCACCGCGCGCGTCACGGTCCGCGCGCACGACGACGGCGGCGGCGACGACACGAGCGCGCCCCAGACGTTCACCATCACCATCACATCGGTCAACGACGCGCCGACGTTCACCGCGGGCGCCGACCGGACCGTCCGCGAGGACGATCCCGCGCAGACCGTCGGCGGCTGGGCGACGCACATCACGCCCGGCCCGGCCGACGAGTCGTCGCAGGCGATCGCCTTCACGACCAGCAACGACAACAACTCGCTGTTCGCCGCTCAGCCCGCGGTCAGCCCGGGCGGCACGCTCACGTTCACGCCCGCGTCCGGCGCGCACGGCGTCGCGACCGTGACGATCACCGCCCACGACGACGGCGGCACGGCCGACGGCGGCGCCGACACGAGCAGCGCGCAGACGTTCACGATCACCGTCCTCGCGCCCAACCACGCGCCCTCGTTCTCCAAGGGCAGCGACCCGACTGTCCTGGAGGACGCCGGCCCACAGACGCTCTCCGGCTGGGCGAGCGGCATCTCGGCGGGCCCGTCCTACGAGAGCGCGCAGGTCGTCTCGTTCACCATCAACAACCCGCTCGCCGCGCTGTTCGCCGCCGCGCCCGCGCTCTCCGGCAGCGGCACGCTCAGGTTCACGCCCGCGGCCAACCAGAACGGCGCCGCGACGTTCACGGTCACCGCCCACGACGATGGCGGCACTGCCGACGGCGGCGTCGACACGAGCGCGCCCCAGACCTTCACGGTCACGGTCACGCCGGTCAACGACGCACCGTCGTTCGCCAAGGGCGGCGACCAGTCGGCGGTCCTCAACGGCGGAACGCAGACCATCCCCGGCTGGGCCACCGCGATCTCGCCCGGCCCGGCCGACGAGAGCGGGCAGAACGTCACGTTCACCACCACCAACAACAACCCAGGACTGTTCCAGGTCCAACCCCACGTCGATCCCGACGGCAGCCTCGTCTACCAGCCCGGCTTCTCCCTGCTCGGCTCCGCGACCGTGACCGTCACCGCCGTCGACGACGGCGGCACCGCCAACGGCGGCATCAACACCAGCCCACCGCAGACCTTCACGATCACCGTCTTCCTGGTCTAG
- a CDS encoding HupE/UreJ family protein — MHALRRRTRPLVRLLLVAFAAAQLLPATSAMAHGFSSVVYVDMTSPEKGHVAVRMGLEYDLLVVSAADAEHDDRLFRQGTPAFNDHDPAKETAALADHAAAVMAYINQRQSLKVKDGTACTPSQSGGFRVGPRDGTDYASVTVDYTCPESGGAHVLTSTLFPDSEGYVRGTKTIVTYEEIDLRSGSATLEARHPSFSTHQSLLTQYGEFWRLGANHLLTGIDHILFLLALIAGSRRLREIVLAASTFTLAHSVTFILAALGLVHVPSSLVEPTIALSIAAVAALHLRRIWELRGDIEEVEEVGSGPLGLDRSGWARLGVVFCFGLVHGLGFASALGIDQAFSWTLLSSLLVFNLGIESVQLGIILLAFPALALLRRYRPVWGVSATGTIAAAVCCFGLVWFFQRAAFF, encoded by the coding sequence ATGCACGCTCTCCGCCGCCGCACCCGCCCGCTCGTCCGTCTGCTGCTCGTCGCCTTCGCCGCGGCGCAGCTGCTTCCCGCCACATCTGCGATGGCGCACGGGTTCAGCTCGGTCGTCTACGTCGACATGACGTCGCCCGAGAAGGGGCACGTCGCCGTCAGGATGGGGTTGGAGTACGACCTGCTCGTCGTCTCCGCCGCCGACGCCGAGCACGACGACAGGCTGTTCAGGCAGGGCACGCCGGCGTTCAACGACCACGACCCGGCCAAGGAGACCGCGGCGCTGGCCGACCACGCGGCCGCGGTCATGGCCTACATCAACCAGCGCCAGAGCCTGAAGGTCAAGGACGGCACAGCCTGCACGCCGTCGCAGTCCGGCGGGTTCAGGGTCGGGCCGCGCGACGGCACCGACTACGCGTCGGTCACGGTGGACTACACGTGCCCCGAGAGCGGCGGCGCGCACGTGCTGACGAGCACGCTGTTCCCGGACTCCGAGGGCTACGTCAGGGGCACCAAGACGATCGTCACCTACGAGGAGATCGACCTGCGCTCGGGCAGCGCGACGCTCGAGGCGCGCCACCCGTCGTTCTCGACGCACCAGTCGCTGCTGACGCAGTACGGCGAGTTCTGGCGCCTCGGCGCCAACCACCTGCTGACGGGCATCGACCACATCCTGTTCCTGTTGGCCTTGATCGCCGGGTCGCGGCGGCTGCGGGAGATCGTGCTCGCGGCGTCGACGTTCACGCTCGCGCATTCCGTCACGTTCATCCTCGCCGCGCTCGGGTTGGTGCACGTGCCTTCGAGCCTGGTCGAGCCGACGATCGCGCTGTCGATCGCCGCCGTCGCCGCGCTGCACCTGAGGCGGATCTGGGAGCTGCGCGGCGACATCGAGGAGGTCGAGGAGGTCGGCAGCGGCCCGCTCGGCCTCGACCGCTCCGGCTGGGCACGGCTGGGCGTCGTGTTCTGCTTCGGGTTGGTCCACGGCCTCGGCTTCGCCTCCGCACTCGGGATCGACCAGGCCTTCTCCTGGACCTTGTTGTCGTCCTTGCTGGTCTTCAACCTCGGCATCGAGTCCGTCCAGCTCGGCATCATCCTGCTGGCCTTCCCGGCCCTCGCGCTCCTGCGCCGCTACCGCCCGGTCTGGGGCGTGTCGGCGACCGGCACGATCGCCGCCGCGGTCTGCTGCTTCGGGCTGGTCTGGTTCTTCCAGCGCGCGGCGTTCTTCTAG
- a CDS encoding fibronectin type III domain-containing protein: protein MTGASAQSPVTTSAIVLGVGANTAQRVVSWYSSDNAAQQYVQVVPTSQLLINGEFPANPTAYAGSLTANSVNGGFNGHATLDGLQENTAYSYRVGSEGSWSPTYQFKTHSFSGNFDFLFFGDPQIGSSGDVAKDGAGWADTLDVATAANPDAELLESGGDQVETANTETQWNAFFADDKLRAYPWAPTIGNHDVGGKAYEQHFWTPNTDRSTAFYQSSSATQSGGDYWYIFKGVLFIHLNSNAYANGSDAAHINYITNVVNAHRAEAKHIVLVYHHSIYSPADHANDSDNKIRRQDFPTAFSNLGVDLVLQGHDHSYSRSYAIKNGQKANPNEQPGAAEVSEGPGGVIYVTGNSASGSKYYDLTTPVAGEYGPDPLDPTGKRHYANSVENQEHVRTYVKVSVKDDSLVVSEVRSGTCDAPNAAVELRKVAWCGPNSGASPAQPVGSVIDKTVIYRNAAPVSGSVPATLSLKLDQAPTFTPFQPGVANDYAASMTASTTSSAGDATLSVGDPSATATGHLVNGTYSLPSALQAKATSPAGAGGAFANVGSTATPTSLLSYAGPVANDPVTLQFQQHIGATDALRTGTYSKTLVFTLSTTTP from the coding sequence ATGACGGGCGCGAGCGCCCAGAGCCCGGTCACGACGTCGGCCATCGTCCTCGGCGTCGGCGCCAACACGGCACAGCGCGTGGTCTCGTGGTACTCGTCGGACAACGCCGCTCAGCAGTACGTGCAGGTCGTCCCGACCTCGCAGCTGCTGATCAACGGTGAGTTCCCGGCGAACCCGACCGCGTACGCCGGGTCGCTCACCGCCAACAGCGTCAACGGTGGCTTCAACGGCCACGCGACGCTCGACGGCCTCCAGGAGAACACGGCGTACTCGTACCGTGTCGGCTCCGAGGGCAGCTGGTCGCCGACCTACCAGTTCAAGACCCACTCCTTCTCGGGCAACTTCGACTTCCTGTTCTTCGGCGACCCGCAGATCGGGTCGTCGGGCGACGTGGCGAAGGACGGCGCGGGCTGGGCGGACACGCTCGACGTCGCGACCGCGGCCAACCCGGACGCCGAGCTGCTGGAGTCCGGCGGCGACCAGGTCGAGACCGCCAACACCGAGACGCAGTGGAACGCGTTCTTCGCGGACGACAAGCTGCGCGCCTACCCGTGGGCGCCGACGATCGGCAACCACGACGTCGGCGGCAAGGCCTACGAGCAGCACTTCTGGACCCCGAACACCGACCGGTCCACGGCGTTCTACCAGAGCAGCTCCGCCACCCAGTCCGGCGGTGACTACTGGTACATCTTCAAGGGCGTCCTGTTCATCCACCTGAACTCGAACGCCTACGCCAACGGCTCCGACGCGGCGCACATCAACTACATCACCAACGTGGTGAACGCGCACCGCGCCGAGGCCAAGCACATCGTGTTGGTCTACCACCACTCGATCTACTCGCCGGCCGACCACGCCAACGACTCCGACAACAAGATCCGCCGCCAGGACTTCCCGACGGCGTTCTCGAACCTCGGCGTCGACCTGGTCCTCCAGGGCCACGACCACTCCTACTCGCGTTCCTACGCGATCAAGAACGGTCAGAAGGCCAACCCGAACGAGCAGCCCGGCGCAGCCGAGGTCTCCGAGGGTCCCGGCGGCGTCATCTACGTCACCGGCAACTCGGCCTCGGGCTCCAAGTACTACGACCTGACCACCCCGGTGGCGGGCGAGTACGGCCCGGACCCGCTCGACCCGACCGGCAAGCGCCACTACGCGAACTCGGTCGAGAACCAGGAGCACGTCCGCACCTACGTCAAGGTGTCGGTCAAGGACGACTCCCTGGTGGTCTCCGAGGTCCGGTCCGGCACGTGCGACGCGCCGAACGCCGCGGTCGAGCTCAGGAAGGTCGCCTGGTGCGGTCCGAACAGCGGCGCCTCCCCGGCGCAGCCGGTCGGCTCGGTCATCGACAAGACGGTGATCTACCGCAACGCCGCCCCGGTCTCCGGGTCGGTGCCGGCGACGCTGTCGCTGAAGCTCGACCAGGCCCCGACGTTCACCCCGTTCCAGCCGGGCGTGGCGAACGACTACGCCGCGTCGATGACGGCGAGCACGACCTCGTCGGCGGGTGACGCCACCCTGAGCGTCGGCGACCCGAGCGCGACGGCCACCGGCCACCTGGTCAACGGCACGTACTCGCTGCCGTCGGCCCTCCAGGCCAAGGCGACGAGCCCCGCCGGCGCGGGCGGCGCGTTCGCCAACGTCGGCAGCACGGCGACCCCGACGTCGCTGCTGAGCTACGCGGGCCCGGTCGCCAACGACCCGGTCACGCTGCAGTTCCAGCAGCACATCGGGGCGACCGACGCCCTGCGCACCGGCACGTACAGCAAGACGCTGGTGTTCACGCTCTCGACGACCACCCCGTGA